A genomic region of Rhodococcus pyridinivorans contains the following coding sequences:
- the mptB gene encoding polyprenol phosphomannose-dependent alpha 1,6 mannosyltransferase MptB, producing MPSTPPLSAPHTTSPSPGRSGVRERLHVWIRRALGLDAPGPHADVSVVLHGDEIEGRGLDAIENVYLHRIRLLGATGAVLMAVGALGAGAQPVLQNPVQGVRALGLAARMPSAALTTTMIGTALVILAWLLLGRFAIGRGAPDGPVRRLSRSQLDRTLLLWILPLVVAPPMFSKDVYSYLAQSEIAARGLDPYAIGPAGALGVDHVLTRTVPNIWRDTSAPYGPAFLWIGEKITYLTGENIVAGIFVHRLLALVGVALIVWALPRLARRCGVASVSALWLGAANPLLLFHLVAGIHNEALMLGLMLAGVELALRAVHPDDEAASRLRLAGWLAAGTALIALSSMIKVPSLLALGFVGMALARKWGGGFRAVLAAAAILGIGTCVVIGAVSWGSGLGFGWTKTLGTATEVRSWMSIPTLLGMGTGLGGVLLGLGDHTTAVLSITRPIAALVAAFVTMRMLLAVLMGRIHPVGALGVSLGAIVLLFPVVQPWYLLWAVIPLAAWATRPVFRIPTIAFSSVVGMILMPNGSEYQPFIIVQASIATIVVVGLIIVATRSRLPWRLQERTPPRPAETADA from the coding sequence GTGCCGTCGACTCCTCCCCTGTCCGCCCCGCACACGACGTCTCCGTCGCCGGGCCGATCCGGGGTCCGCGAACGGCTGCACGTGTGGATCCGACGCGCTCTGGGCCTCGACGCCCCGGGACCACACGCCGATGTCTCGGTCGTCCTGCACGGCGACGAGATCGAAGGTCGCGGACTCGACGCGATCGAGAACGTCTACCTCCACCGCATCCGGCTGCTCGGCGCCACCGGTGCCGTCCTCATGGCAGTCGGGGCACTCGGCGCCGGCGCCCAGCCGGTCCTGCAGAACCCCGTGCAGGGCGTCCGCGCCCTCGGACTGGCGGCACGCATGCCGAGCGCCGCCCTCACGACGACCATGATCGGCACGGCGCTGGTGATCCTCGCCTGGTTGCTGCTCGGCCGGTTCGCGATCGGCCGGGGCGCACCGGACGGTCCCGTGCGCCGACTGTCCCGGTCGCAGCTCGACCGCACCTTGCTGCTGTGGATCCTTCCGCTGGTCGTCGCTCCGCCGATGTTCAGCAAGGACGTCTACTCGTATCTCGCGCAGAGCGAGATTGCCGCGCGCGGGCTCGATCCCTACGCGATCGGTCCGGCCGGCGCGCTGGGGGTCGACCACGTCCTGACCCGGACGGTGCCGAACATCTGGCGCGACACCTCGGCCCCCTACGGCCCGGCCTTCCTGTGGATCGGCGAGAAGATCACGTACCTCACGGGCGAGAACATCGTGGCCGGCATCTTCGTCCACCGGCTGCTCGCGCTCGTGGGTGTGGCCCTGATCGTGTGGGCGCTGCCGCGGCTCGCCCGCCGGTGCGGCGTTGCGTCGGTGAGCGCGTTGTGGCTCGGTGCCGCGAACCCGCTGTTGCTCTTCCACCTGGTCGCGGGCATCCACAACGAGGCACTGATGCTCGGGCTCATGCTCGCCGGTGTCGAGCTCGCGCTGCGGGCCGTCCACCCGGACGACGAGGCGGCCTCGCGCCTGCGTCTCGCGGGGTGGCTCGCGGCCGGCACCGCGCTGATCGCCCTGTCGTCGATGATCAAGGTGCCCTCGCTGCTCGCGCTCGGATTCGTCGGCATGGCCCTTGCCCGCAAGTGGGGTGGCGGCTTCCGCGCCGTGCTCGCCGCCGCCGCGATCCTCGGCATCGGGACCTGTGTCGTCATCGGCGCTGTGAGCTGGGGCAGCGGCCTGGGCTTCGGCTGGACGAAGACCCTGGGCACCGCCACGGAGGTCCGCAGCTGGATGTCGATCCCGACCCTGCTCGGCATGGGTACCGGCCTCGGCGGCGTGCTGCTCGGTCTCGGCGACCACACGACGGCCGTGCTGTCCATCACGCGCCCCATCGCAGCGCTGGTGGCCGCTTTCGTCACGATGCGCATGCTGCTCGCGGTGCTCATGGGACGGATCCATCCGGTCGGTGCGCTGGGGGTCTCGCTGGGCGCGATCGTGCTGCTCTTCCCGGTCGTGCAACCGTGGTACCTGCTGTGGGCGGTGATCCCGCTCGCGGCCTGGGCGACCCGTCCGGTCTTCCGGATCCCCACCATCGCGTTCTCGTCGGTTGTCGGCATGATCCTCATGCCCAACGGCAGCGAATACCAACCGTTCATCATCGTCCAGGCGTCGATCGCGACCATCGTCGTGGTCGGTCTGATCATCGTCGCCACACGCTCCCGGCTGCCGTGGCGGCTGCAGGAGCGCACACCACCGCGTCCGGCGGAAACCGCGGACGCCTAG
- a CDS encoding ABC transporter ATP-binding protein, producing MTPSSPAGAVPAVRLDGVVKTYGGVTAVNGLDLTVERAQVLALLGPNGAGKTTTVEMCEGFVTPDVGTVRVLGLDPVADSDALRPRIGVMLQGGGAYPGSRAGEMLDLVAAYSADPLDPDWLLQRLGLTDARRTPYRRLSGGQQQRLALACALVGRPELVFLDEPTAGLDAQARLLVWELIDALRRDGVSVLLTTHLMDEAEELADEIVIIDHGRVVAAGTPDEVTRDGAEGQLWLSAPSGLDLSALQSALAGTHRIREDNPGRYLVEGTIEPSVVAAVATWCANLGALATEIRVDQRSLEDVFLELTGRELRG from the coding sequence GTGACCCCGAGTTCTCCCGCCGGTGCGGTACCGGCCGTGCGCCTGGACGGCGTCGTCAAGACCTACGGGGGCGTCACCGCCGTGAACGGTCTCGATCTGACCGTCGAACGCGCCCAGGTGCTCGCCCTCCTCGGCCCGAACGGCGCCGGTAAGACCACCACTGTGGAAATGTGCGAGGGGTTCGTCACTCCCGACGTGGGCACAGTCCGCGTCCTGGGGCTCGATCCCGTCGCCGATTCCGACGCCCTCCGCCCCCGGATCGGCGTGATGCTGCAGGGTGGCGGCGCCTATCCCGGTTCGCGGGCCGGTGAGATGCTCGACCTGGTGGCGGCGTACTCGGCGGATCCCCTCGACCCCGACTGGCTGCTCCAGCGTCTCGGGCTCACCGACGCCCGCCGCACCCCCTACCGCCGATTGTCGGGCGGACAACAGCAACGCCTCGCGCTCGCATGCGCGCTGGTGGGGCGCCCCGAACTGGTGTTCCTCGACGAACCGACGGCGGGTCTCGACGCACAGGCCCGGCTGCTCGTCTGGGAACTGATCGACGCACTGCGCCGCGACGGTGTGAGCGTGCTGCTCACCACCCACCTCATGGACGAGGCGGAAGAGCTCGCCGACGAGATCGTCATCATCGATCACGGGCGGGTGGTCGCCGCAGGGACACCCGACGAAGTCACCCGCGACGGCGCCGAGGGCCAGCTGTGGCTGTCCGCGCCTTCGGGCCTCGACCTGAGTGCCCTGCAGTCCGCCCTGGCCGGCACCCACCGGATCCGGGAGGACAATCCCGGGCGGTATCTCGTCGAGGGCACGATCGAACCGTCCGTCGTCGCGGCGGTGGCGACCTGGTGCGCGAATCTGGGCGCACTGGCAACCGAGATCCGGGTGGATCAGCGCAGCCTCGAGGACGTCTTCCTCGAGTTGACCGGTCGGGAGTTGAGAGGGTGA
- a CDS encoding ABC transporter permease: MSVTHDRLANNRFAEGTFTPRPQPNSPSKMLAAQTAMELKLLLRNGEQLLLTMFIPITLLIGLSLLPIGDLGDSRVDSVLPAVMMVAVMSTAFTGQAIAVGFDRRYGALKRIGATALPKWGIIAGKSAAVGIVVVLQAVLLGAIGLALGWRPSPVDLLIGAVVIALGTVMFATLGLLLGGTLRAEIVLALANIVWFVLLGIGSVVVLGDVIPEAVVHLLRIVPSGALTLALENATSGVFDWLSIVSLLVWTVIGGTAAARWFRFT, translated from the coding sequence GTGAGCGTGACCCACGATCGTCTGGCGAACAACCGGTTCGCGGAAGGGACCTTCACCCCGCGACCGCAGCCGAACTCGCCGTCGAAGATGCTCGCGGCGCAGACCGCCATGGAACTCAAGTTGCTGCTGCGCAACGGCGAGCAGCTCCTACTGACCATGTTCATTCCGATCACGCTGCTGATCGGCCTGTCGCTGCTACCGATCGGCGATCTCGGCGACTCGCGGGTCGACAGCGTGCTGCCAGCGGTGATGATGGTGGCCGTGATGTCGACGGCGTTCACCGGTCAGGCGATCGCCGTGGGCTTCGACCGCCGCTACGGCGCCCTCAAGCGGATCGGCGCGACCGCGCTGCCCAAGTGGGGAATCATCGCTGGCAAGAGCGCGGCGGTGGGCATCGTCGTCGTCCTGCAGGCCGTGTTGCTCGGTGCCATCGGGCTGGCCCTGGGCTGGCGCCCCTCCCCCGTCGACCTGCTCATCGGGGCGGTCGTCATCGCCTTGGGCACGGTGATGTTCGCGACACTGGGGCTGCTGCTCGGTGGAACCCTGCGCGCCGAGATCGTGCTCGCCCTCGCGAACATCGTGTGGTTCGTGCTGTTGGGCATCGGCAGCGTCGTGGTGCTCGGCGACGTGATCCCCGAAGCGGTGGTCCACCTGCTGCGGATCGTGCCGTCGGGGGCGTTGACGCTCGCGCTCGAGAACGCCACCTCGGGTGTGTTCGACTGGTTGTCGATCGTCTCGCTGCTCGTGTGGACGGTGATCGGCGGCACCGCCGCGGCGCGCTGGTTCCGCTTCACCTGA
- a CDS encoding COX15/CtaA family protein translates to MLYRGYLSLVDRLPLPSLRTQKIIAFLTILTQGGIAVTGSVVRVTASGLGCPTWPQCFPGSLVPVGVSSGVNTLHQVVEFGNRLLTFVVVAVAAAIVLAVTRARRRKEVIAWAWLMPAGTVLQAIIGGITVLAGLAWWTVAIHLLASMLMVWLATVLYAKVSEPDDGTVVQVLPQPLRRLTALSGVALAVVLVLGTMVTGAGPHAGDKSVDRPVPRLALDITNLVHLHAEALIGYLALLIGLTFAVYAVHAPRAVTLRLKVVLALVVAQAGIGLVQFWTDVPAVLVVFHVAGAGLCTAATAAVWAAGRTRTTAPDREPVPA, encoded by the coding sequence GTGTTGTATCGCGGCTACCTGAGCCTTGTCGACCGTCTCCCCCTGCCGTCGCTGCGGACGCAGAAGATCATCGCGTTCCTCACGATTCTCACCCAGGGCGGCATCGCAGTGACCGGCTCGGTCGTCCGCGTCACCGCCTCCGGACTGGGTTGCCCGACCTGGCCGCAGTGCTTCCCCGGGTCGCTGGTCCCGGTGGGTGTGTCGAGCGGGGTGAACACCCTGCACCAGGTGGTCGAGTTCGGCAACCGGCTGCTGACCTTCGTGGTCGTGGCCGTCGCAGCCGCGATCGTCCTGGCCGTCACCCGTGCGCGGCGCCGCAAGGAGGTCATCGCCTGGGCGTGGTTGATGCCGGCAGGCACCGTGCTGCAGGCGATCATCGGCGGCATCACCGTCCTGGCCGGTCTCGCCTGGTGGACGGTCGCGATCCACCTGCTCGCATCGATGCTCATGGTGTGGCTGGCGACAGTGCTCTACGCGAAGGTGAGCGAGCCGGACGACGGCACGGTGGTGCAGGTATTGCCCCAGCCGCTGCGCCGGCTCACCGCCTTGTCGGGTGTCGCGCTCGCCGTGGTCCTCGTGCTCGGCACGATGGTCACCGGCGCCGGCCCGCACGCCGGAGACAAGAGCGTCGACAGACCCGTCCCGCGCCTCGCGCTCGACATCACCAATCTCGTCCACCTGCACGCCGAAGCGCTCATCGGCTATCTCGCGCTGCTGATCGGCCTCACCTTCGCCGTCTACGCGGTCCATGCACCCCGAGCCGTCACGCTGCGTCTGAAGGTCGTCCTGGCCCTGGTGGTCGCACAGGCCGGCATCGGCCTCGTCCAGTTCTGGACGGACGTGCCTGCCGTGCTGGTCGTCTTCCACGTCGCCGGCGCCGGACTGTGCACGGCGGCGACCGCCGCGGTCTGGGCGGCCGGACGGACGCGCACGACCGCACCGGATCGCGAGCCCGTTCCGGCCTGA
- a CDS encoding quinone oxidoreductase family protein, translating into MHAIEVAQHGGPDVLVPVERPDPSPGPGELLVRTDAIGVNFIDTYFRTGLYGTELPYIPGSEGTGTVVALGEGVRDTAVGDRVSWCEAPGSYAELVRVREQVAVPVPDSVPAEQAASVLLQGMTAHYLLNSVHPAQPGETVLVHAGAGGVGLILTQLAVAKGVRVITTVSSDEKEALSREAGAAEVLRYGDDLAEKVRELTDGEGVAAAYDGVGAATFEASLASVRVRGTVALFGAASGPVPPFDLQRLNPAGSLFVTRPTLVHYTRDREELLWRAGDVLAALADGSLKLRVGASYPLAEAARAHADLEGRRTTGSIVLIP; encoded by the coding sequence ATGCACGCAATCGAAGTGGCACAGCACGGAGGCCCCGACGTCCTCGTCCCCGTCGAACGACCCGACCCCTCGCCCGGACCGGGTGAGCTGCTGGTTCGCACCGACGCGATCGGCGTCAACTTCATCGACACCTACTTCCGCACCGGCCTCTACGGCACGGAGCTGCCGTACATCCCGGGCTCGGAGGGCACGGGCACGGTCGTCGCCCTCGGCGAGGGTGTGCGGGACACGGCGGTAGGCGACCGAGTGTCGTGGTGCGAGGCACCCGGCTCGTACGCCGAACTGGTCCGCGTCCGCGAGCAGGTCGCCGTGCCGGTCCCGGACTCGGTGCCGGCCGAGCAGGCCGCCTCGGTCCTCCTGCAGGGCATGACCGCGCACTACCTGCTGAACTCCGTCCACCCGGCACAGCCCGGCGAGACGGTGCTCGTCCACGCAGGTGCCGGTGGTGTGGGGCTGATCCTGACGCAACTCGCCGTCGCGAAGGGCGTGCGGGTGATCACCACCGTGTCCTCCGACGAGAAGGAGGCCCTGTCGCGGGAGGCCGGCGCCGCGGAGGTGCTGCGCTACGGCGACGACCTCGCCGAGAAGGTGCGCGAGCTCACCGACGGCGAGGGGGTGGCCGCAGCCTACGACGGTGTCGGTGCCGCGACCTTCGAGGCGTCGCTCGCGTCCGTCCGTGTGCGCGGCACGGTCGCGCTGTTCGGTGCCGCGAGCGGACCCGTCCCGCCCTTCGACCTGCAGCGGCTGAACCCGGCGGGTTCGCTGTTCGTCACGCGGCCCACCCTCGTGCACTACACCCGAGACCGCGAGGAGCTGCTGTGGCGGGCGGGCGACGTGCTCGCGGCGCTCGCCGACGGGTCGCTGAAGCTCCGCGTGGGAGCGAGCTATCCCCTCGCCGAGGCCGCCCGCGCCCACGCCGATCTCGAAGGACGCCGGACCACCGGATCGATCGTCCTGATCCCGTGA
- a CDS encoding heme o synthase codes for MRAGRRPGGHGFGAPEAPSAPRPDTAWGRISGTVLAYIALTKPRVIELLLVATIPAMLFADRGNVDIVLILSTLFGGWMGAASANSLNCVVDADIDKVMKRTALRPLARQTVPTRNALVFGMLLGIASFAWLWWRANLLAGLLVVATIAFYVLVYTMVLKRRTWQNVVWGGAAGCMPVMVGWAAVTGSLSWEPIVLFLVIFFWTPPHTWALAMRYKEDYKAAGVPMLPVIATEQHVTKQIVLYTWATVIATLVIVPAAGVIYAAVALLAGAWFLIVAHQLFNSVRGGASVKPLKLFLQSNNYLAVVCLGLAIDSVLALPTIGSYF; via the coding sequence GTGCGGGCAGGGCGACGGCCGGGAGGACACGGCTTCGGCGCCCCCGAAGCGCCGAGCGCCCCGCGCCCCGACACCGCGTGGGGCCGGATCTCCGGCACCGTCCTCGCCTACATAGCGTTGACCAAGCCGCGGGTGATCGAACTCCTGCTGGTCGCGACCATTCCCGCGATGCTGTTCGCCGACCGCGGCAACGTCGACATCGTGCTCATCCTGAGCACCCTGTTCGGCGGCTGGATGGGTGCGGCGAGCGCCAACTCGCTCAACTGCGTCGTCGACGCCGACATCGACAAGGTGATGAAACGCACGGCGTTGCGTCCGCTCGCCCGGCAGACGGTGCCGACACGCAACGCCCTCGTCTTCGGCATGCTGCTCGGCATCGCGTCCTTCGCGTGGTTGTGGTGGCGCGCCAACCTGTTGGCCGGACTGCTGGTCGTGGCGACGATCGCGTTCTACGTGCTCGTGTACACGATGGTGCTCAAACGCCGGACCTGGCAGAACGTGGTCTGGGGCGGGGCTGCCGGATGTATGCCCGTGATGGTCGGCTGGGCCGCCGTGACGGGTTCGCTGAGCTGGGAACCCATCGTGTTGTTCCTGGTCATCTTCTTCTGGACGCCGCCGCACACCTGGGCGCTCGCGATGCGTTACAAGGAGGACTACAAGGCAGCCGGCGTGCCGATGTTGCCGGTCATCGCCACCGAGCAGCACGTCACGAAGCAGATCGTGCTCTACACCTGGGCGACCGTGATCGCGACGCTGGTGATCGTCCCGGCCGCCGGTGTGATCTACGCGGCCGTCGCGCTGCTCGCGGGCGCCTGGTTCCTGATCGTTGCGCACCAGCTGTTCAACAGTGTGCGCGGCGGGGCGTCGGTCAAGCCGCTCAAGCTGTTCCTCCAGTCCAACAACTACCTCGCGGTGGTGTGCCTGGGCCTGGCGATCGACTCCGTGCTCGCACTGCCGACGATCGGCTCGTACTTCTGA
- the tkt gene encoding transketolase, which translates to MSITDEIRTLTQPAHPADWTDLDTKAVDTARVLAADAVQKVGNGHPGTAMSLAPLAYTLFQRVMRHDPTDPEWVGRDRFVLSCGHSSLTLYTQLYLSGYGLELADLEALRTWGSLTPGHPEYGHTAGVEMTTGPLGQGLASAVGMAMAARRERGLFDPEAPAGSSPFDHYVYVIASDGDIEEGVTSEASSLAGVQQLGNLIVFYDDNKISIEHDTAIALGEDVSKRYEAYGWHVQTVEGGENVTALLEAVEAAKAVTDRPSFISVRTIIGYPAPTKMNSGDAHGAALGVDEVAEIKKILGFDPEKNFDVDPAVIEHARQVVTRGTEARAAWQADFDAWAAREPQRKELFDRLHAGEFPEGWVDALPTYEPTESGPATRSASGKALAALGPVLPELWGGSADLAGSNNTTIPGSDSFGPESISTKDWNAQPYGRTLHFGVREHAMGSILNGIALHGPTRPYGGTFLVFSDYMRPAVRLAALMQTPAIYVWTHDSIGLGEDGPTHQPIEHLAALRAIPNLAVIRPADANETSFAWKAALENRTGPTALALTRQNVPVLEGTREKAAEGVARGAYILAEASSGTPEVVILATGSEVQLAVAARETLEADGVPTRVVSVPVLDRFLEQDQAYRDEVLPPSVRARVSVEAGLAMPWYRLIGDAGEPVSLEHYGASADYKTLYREFGITAEAVVDAARRSLTRVKG; encoded by the coding sequence GTGTCGATCACAGACGAGATCCGCACCCTCACCCAGCCTGCGCATCCTGCCGACTGGACCGACCTGGACACCAAGGCCGTCGACACCGCGCGCGTGCTCGCCGCCGACGCCGTGCAGAAGGTCGGAAACGGGCATCCCGGTACCGCGATGAGCCTCGCTCCCCTCGCGTACACCCTTTTCCAGCGTGTGATGCGCCACGATCCGACCGACCCCGAGTGGGTCGGCCGCGACCGCTTCGTGCTCTCGTGCGGACATTCGAGCCTGACGCTGTACACCCAGCTGTACCTGTCCGGCTACGGACTCGAGCTCGCCGACCTCGAAGCGCTGCGCACGTGGGGTTCGCTCACCCCGGGCCACCCCGAGTACGGCCACACCGCCGGCGTCGAGATGACCACCGGCCCACTGGGTCAGGGTCTGGCCTCCGCCGTGGGCATGGCGATGGCCGCCCGCCGCGAGCGCGGTCTGTTCGATCCCGAGGCGCCCGCCGGCTCGAGCCCGTTCGACCACTACGTCTATGTGATCGCGTCCGACGGCGACATCGAGGAGGGCGTGACCTCCGAGGCGTCCTCGCTCGCCGGTGTCCAGCAGCTCGGCAACCTGATCGTCTTCTACGACGACAACAAGATCTCCATCGAGCACGACACCGCGATCGCTCTCGGTGAGGACGTCTCCAAGCGCTACGAGGCATACGGCTGGCACGTGCAGACCGTCGAGGGCGGCGAGAACGTCACCGCCCTGCTCGAGGCCGTCGAGGCCGCGAAGGCGGTCACCGACCGTCCGTCCTTCATCTCCGTCCGCACGATCATCGGCTACCCGGCGCCGACGAAGATGAACAGCGGCGACGCGCACGGTGCCGCGCTCGGCGTCGACGAGGTCGCCGAGATCAAGAAGATCCTCGGCTTCGACCCCGAGAAGAACTTCGACGTCGACCCGGCCGTGATCGAGCACGCCCGGCAGGTCGTGACGCGCGGCACCGAGGCACGCGCCGCATGGCAGGCCGACTTCGACGCGTGGGCCGCCCGCGAGCCGCAGCGCAAGGAACTGTTCGACCGCCTGCACGCCGGTGAGTTCCCGGAGGGCTGGGTCGACGCACTGCCGACCTACGAGCCCACCGAGAGCGGTCCCGCGACCCGCTCGGCGTCCGGCAAGGCCCTCGCCGCGCTCGGACCGGTACTGCCCGAGCTGTGGGGCGGTTCCGCCGACCTCGCCGGCAGCAACAACACGACGATTCCCGGTTCCGACTCCTTCGGTCCCGAGTCGATCTCCACGAAGGACTGGAACGCGCAGCCCTACGGACGCACCCTGCACTTCGGCGTCCGCGAACACGCGATGGGATCGATCCTCAACGGCATCGCCCTGCACGGCCCGACCCGCCCCTACGGCGGCACCTTCCTCGTCTTCTCCGACTACATGCGGCCCGCGGTGCGTCTCGCGGCCCTCATGCAGACCCCGGCGATCTACGTGTGGACGCACGATTCGATCGGTCTCGGTGAGGACGGCCCGACGCACCAGCCGATCGAGCACCTCGCGGCGCTGCGCGCGATCCCGAATCTCGCCGTGATCCGCCCGGCCGACGCCAACGAGACGTCGTTCGCGTGGAAGGCCGCGCTGGAGAACCGCACCGGCCCGACCGCTCTGGCGCTGACCCGTCAGAACGTGCCGGTGCTCGAGGGCACGCGGGAGAAGGCCGCCGAGGGTGTCGCCCGCGGTGCCTACATCCTGGCCGAGGCCTCGTCGGGCACCCCGGAGGTCGTGATCCTCGCGACCGGTTCCGAGGTCCAGCTCGCCGTTGCCGCCCGCGAGACCCTCGAGGCCGACGGTGTGCCCACCCGCGTCGTCTCCGTGCCGGTGCTCGACCGGTTCCTCGAGCAGGACCAGGCCTACCGCGACGAGGTGCTGCCCCCGTCGGTGCGCGCCCGCGTGTCCGTCGAGGCCGGTCTCGCGATGCCGTGGTACCGCCTCATCGGCGACGCCGGTGAGCCGGTCTCGCTCGAGCACTACGGCGCCTCCGCCGATTACAAGACCCTGTACCGCGAGTTCGGCATCACTGCCGAGGCCGTCGTCGACGCCGCGCGTCGCTCGCTGACCCGAGTGAAGGGATGA
- the tal gene encoding transaldolase: MTQQTSTQNAALAELSAQGVSVWLDDLSRDLIDSGKLAELVATRSVVGVTTNPSIFQAALSKGHAYDAQIRDLAAAGADATEAIRTVTTDDVRAACDVLAPVFEATDGLDGRVSIEVDPRLAHKTDETVQQALELWRIVDRPNLFIKIPATMAGLPAIARVIGEGVSVNVTLIFSVERYERVIEAYLDGLTAAKASGHDLSKIRSVASFFVSRVDTEIDPRLEEIGTDRALALRGKAGLANARLAYGAYQRAFEGGTRFEQLAEAGAVPQRALWASTGVKNPDYPDTLYVTELVAPNTVNTMPEKTLEAVADHGEVTGDTVTRNIASSQQVFDALASVGVDLPDVFRKLEDEGVEKFVVAWKDLLAATAEQLAAHAPGAEG, from the coding sequence ATGACCCAGCAGACCTCCACGCAGAACGCTGCGCTGGCCGAACTGTCCGCCCAGGGTGTCTCGGTGTGGCTGGACGACCTGTCCCGCGACCTCATCGACTCCGGCAAGCTCGCCGAGCTCGTCGCGACCCGCAGTGTCGTGGGTGTGACGACCAACCCGTCGATCTTCCAAGCCGCCCTGTCGAAGGGCCATGCCTACGACGCGCAGATCCGCGATCTCGCCGCCGCCGGTGCCGACGCCACCGAGGCGATCCGCACCGTCACCACCGACGACGTGCGCGCGGCCTGCGACGTCCTCGCGCCGGTGTTCGAGGCCACGGACGGCCTCGACGGACGGGTGTCGATCGAGGTCGACCCGCGTCTGGCGCACAAGACGGACGAGACCGTCCAGCAGGCCCTCGAGCTGTGGCGCATCGTCGACCGCCCGAACCTGTTCATCAAGATCCCGGCGACGATGGCGGGTCTGCCGGCCATCGCCCGGGTGATCGGTGAGGGTGTCAGCGTCAACGTCACGCTGATCTTCTCGGTCGAGCGCTACGAGCGGGTCATCGAGGCCTACCTCGACGGCCTGACCGCGGCGAAGGCCTCCGGTCACGACCTGTCGAAGATCCGCTCGGTCGCGTCGTTCTTCGTCTCGCGTGTCGACACCGAGATCGACCCGCGCCTCGAGGAGATCGGCACCGACCGGGCGCTGGCTCTGCGTGGCAAGGCCGGTCTCGCCAACGCGCGGCTCGCGTACGGCGCGTACCAGCGCGCGTTCGAGGGCGGGACGCGGTTCGAGCAGCTCGCCGAGGCGGGTGCCGTTCCCCAGCGTGCGTTGTGGGCGTCGACGGGTGTGAAGAACCCCGATTACCCCGACACCCTCTACGTCACCGAGTTGGTCGCGCCGAACACCGTGAACACGATGCCGGAGAAGACCCTCGAGGCCGTGGCCGACCACGGTGAGGTCACGGGCGACACCGTCACCCGCAACATCGCCTCCTCCCAGCAGGTCTTCGACGCGCTGGCATCGGTCGGTGTGGATCTTCCCGACGTCTTCCGCAAGCTCGAGGACGAGGGTGTGGAGAAGTTCGTCGTGGCGTGGAAGGACCTGCTCGCGGCGACGGCGGAACAGCTCGCGGCTCACGCGCCGGGCGCGGAGGGCTGA